In Sulfuriferula plumbiphila, the genomic window GGAGCCGGCGCGGGCGTTCTGGATCACGGTTTCGGTGCTGGTGGTGAGCTGCCCCTGCGCGCTCGGGCTGGCCACCCCGGCCGCCCTTACCGCCGCTGCCGGACGCCTCACCGGCATGGGCCTGCTTGCCACGCGCGGCCACGCGCTGGAAACGCTGGCGCGCGTCACCCACGTCGTGTTCGACAAAACCGGTACCCTCACCTGCGGCAGGCTCGCCCTGCTCGACACCATATCTTTGGGCGAAACCTCGGCGGCGCACTGCCGCGCCCTGGCTTCCGCCCTGGAGGGCGTCTCCGAACACCCCATCGCACATGCCCTGCATGACCCCGCCGCACACTCGCTGCCAAGCCACGCCATTACCAATGTGCCGGGGTACGGTCTGGAGGGCATCGTTGAAGGGCGTCATCTGCGCCTGGGCCGCCCGGACTTTGTGGCGCAATTGCATGGCCGGCCGCTACCCGTCAACCTCAATTTCCGGGATAACCTGACCATGGTTGCGCTGGGCGACGAACACGGCTGGCTGGGTGTATTTCTGCTGGGCGACCGGCTGCGCCCGGACGCCGTGCGGGCGGTGGCGCGTCTGAAAGAACTGGGTGTGGAAGTCAGTCTGCTATCCGGCGACGGCAACGCCACCGTGGCGCATGTGGCCGGACTGTTGGGCATCGAGCATTATGCGGGACAGCTGATGCCCGGGGACAAGCTGGCACGCATGCGTGCACTGCAAAATGGCGGTCAGATTGTCGCCATGGTCGGCGACGGCGTAAACGATGCACCGGTACTCGCCGCGGCTCAAGTTTCCATCGCCATGGGCCAGGGTTCGGATGTGGCTCAGGCCAGCGCCGATATGGTGATGATGAACGGCCAGCTGGAATGTCTGGCGGATGCGCTGGTGCTGGCACGGCGTACGGCCGGGATCATCCGGCAAAACCTGGCGTGGGCGGCGGTCTACAACCTGGCTGCCATTCCTGCCGCAGCCCTGGGTTTTGTCACGCCGTGGATGGCAGGTATCGGCATGTCGCTTTCTTCGCTGCTGGTGGTGCTCAATGCCCGGCGTCTGAGCCGCATACGACTTGGTTCTGGCGATGAGGGCGCGCCAACTCACAGCGCCACCGCAGCAGGCACGGCAGTGACTGTGCCCGCGCTTGAAGGACCCTGACATGGACATTCTGTTCCTGCTTATTCCGTTGAGCGTGATACTGGTGGTATTGATCGCGGCGGTATTTTTATGGGCGGTGAAAGCGGGCCAGTTCGAGGATATGGAAGGGCCCGCCCACCGGATTCTGATGGATGACGATAAATCTCCCGGTAAGAAATATTCAGACGAATAAACGAATAATGTTTTAGTCAGGCATTCCCGGTCAATCAATGACGTGTAATTTTGCTTGTGGCAAAAAAAGGAGAGGTACGCCATGGAAACAACAACTTACAATTACAAGGTCGTCCGTCAGTTCGCCATCATGACCATCGTCTGGGGCATGGTCGGCATGCTGGTGGGCGTCGTAATCGCCTCGCAGCTGATCTGGCCGGAACTGAATTTTGGCGTACCGTGGCTGAGTTACGGACGGTTAAGGCCGCTGCATACCAACGCGGTGATTTTTGCCTTTGGCGGCAGTGCGCTGTTTGCTACGTCCTACTACATCGTGCAGCGCACCTGCCAGGTGCGGCTATTTGCCGAGAAGCTCGCCGCCTTTACTTTCTGGGGCTGGCAGGCGGTGATCGTGGCGGCGGCCATCACGCTGCCGCTGGGCTATACCACCTCGCATGAATACGCGGAGCTGGAGTGGCCGATCGACATTCTCATCACCCTGGTGTGGGTGGCCTACGCGGTGGTGTTCTTCGGCACCATTGTCAAGCGCCGCACCAGGTACATTTATGTATCCAACTGGTTTTTCGGCGCCTACATTCTGACCATTGCCATTCTGCACATCGTCAACAGCGCCGAGATTCCGGTGTCCCTGACCAAATCCTACTATGTCTATGCCGGCGTGCAGGACGCCATGGTGCAGTGGTGGTACGGTCACAACGCAGTAGGCTTTTTCCTCACCACTGCCTTCCTCGGCATGATGTACTACTTCATTCCCAAGCAGGCCGGGCGCCCGATTTTCTCCTACCGCCTGTCGGTCGTGCACTTCTGGTCACTCAACTTCATTTACATGTGGGCCGGTCCGCACCATCTGCAATACACCGTGCTGCCCGACTGGGCGCAATCGCTCGGCATGGTGTTCTCGCTGATGCTGCTGGCGCCGAGCTGGGGCGGCATGATGAACGGCATCATGACCCTGTCCGGTGCCTGGCATAAATTGCGCACCGACCCAATCCTGAAGTTCCTGGTGACGGCGCTGTCGTTCTACGGCATGTCCACCTTCGAAGGTCCGATGATGTCGATCAAGACCGTCAACGCCCTGTCCCACTACACCGAGTGGACCATCGGCCACGTGCATTCCGGCGCACTGGGCTGGGTGGCGATGATTACCATCGGCTCCATGTACTACCTGATTCCGCGCCTGTTCGGGCGCGAAGAAATGTACAGCGTCAGGCTTATCACCCTGCACTTCTGGGTAGCCACCCTGGGCGTGGTGCTGTACATCGCCGCGATGTGGATTGCCGGGGTGGCGCAAGGCCTGATGTGGCGCGCTTCCAATCCGGACGGCACGCTGACTTACAGCTTCGCCCAGGTGCTGAACGCAATGTATCCGTTCTACACCATCCGCCTGCTGGGCGGCCTGATGTTCTTTGGCGGCATGCTGATCATGGCCTACAACGCCTGGAGAACGGTATCCGCCGGCAAAGCGGTGGAAGCGCAGATACCCCAGGCCGTGCACGCTTAACGGGACAACCAGGAGAAGACCATGGAATCATTTCACCAGAAAATCGAGAAAAATACCGGGCTGCTCATCGTGCTGACCATCCTGGTGGTAAGCGTGGGTGGTCTGGTACAGATTGTGCCGCTGTTTTTCCAGAAATCCACCACCCGGCCGGTGGCGGGCATGATGCCCTACACCCCGCTGCAGTTGAGCGGGCGCGACATCTACATCCGCGAGGGCTGCGTCGGCTGCCACTCGCAGATGATCCGGCCGTTCCGCGCGGAAACCGAGCGCTACGGGCACTACTCGGTAGCCGGTGAATCGGTATACGACCATCCCTTCCTGTACGGCTCCAAGCGCACCGGGCCGGATCTGGCGCGGGTGGGCGGCCGCTATTCGGATGACTGGCACCGTACCCACCTGAACCATCCACAGGACGTGGTACCTGAATCCAACATGCCGTCTTACCCGTGGCTGGCAAAAAATCCGGCGGATGCCAGCGACATCGAGACCAAGATGAAAGTACTGCGCATCGAGGGGGTGCCCTATACCGACGCGGAGATTGTCAGCGCCAAAAATGAATTGCAGGGCAAGACCGAGCTGGACGCACTGATTGCCTACCTGCAAATACTCGGCACTTCACTCAAGGAAACGAGATAAGCATGGCAGGGACTATCGGAGCCATCGTCACAGTGGTCTGCTTCGTGATCTTTGTGGCCATTGGGCTGTGGGCATGGAGCGGGCGGCGCAAAAAGGATTTCGACGCCGCTGCGAATCTGCCTTTCGAGGAAGAAGACACCCCTTCGCGCATCCCGCCCAAACACGACTAACCCGGTCCGGGGCGCCCGAGAAATCGCGCCCGGCTTAAGGAGAAATAACATGAGCGACTTTGTCAGCAGTTTCTGGAGCCTCTACATCGCCGGCATCACCGTCATCAGCATCGTCTGGGTGACGTGGTTTCTCAAGACCCAGACCACGCGCAGACTCGCCGCCAACGAAAAGGCCGAGCTGATTGAAAAAGCCTGGGACGGCGACTTGCAGGAACTCAACAATCCGCTGCCGCGCTGGTGGCTGTGGCTGTTTTACCTGACCATCGTGTTCGGCGTGGTGTATCTGGCGCTGTATCCGGGTCTGGGCAGCTACAAGGGTGTGCTGGACTGGAGTGCCACGGGCCAATGGCAGCAGGAACAGTCCAAGGCCAACGCGCAGTACGGCCCGGTTTTTGACAAATACCTGAAGCAGGACCTGAAGGTGGTCGCGGCTGACCCGCAAGCGCGCGAAATGGGTCAACGCCTGTTCCTGACCTACTGTTCGCAATGCCACGGTTCGGATGCGGCCGGCGCCAGGGGGTTTCCCAACCTGACCGATCATGACTGGCTCTATGGCGGCGACCCGGAAACCATCCAGGCCAGCATCGCCAATGGCCGTGCCGGCGTGATGCCTGCGCTGGGCGCGGCTTTGGGCGAGCAGGGCACGAAGCAAGTCGCCAGCTACGTGCTGTCCCTGTCCGGGAGCAAACATGACGCGACGCTGGCCGCGGCCGGGCGCGACAAGTTTGCTACCTACTGCGCCGCCTGCCACCAGGCGGACGGCAAAGGCACGCAAGCCATGGGCGCGCCCAACCTGACCGACAAGGTGTGGCTCTATGGCGGCTCCGAAGCCACCATCATCGAGACCATCACCAAGGGCCGTAATGGCCACATGCCGGCACAGCTCGATAAGTTGGGTAACGCCAAGGTGCATCTGCTGGCGGCGTATGTGTATGGATTATCGCAGGGCAAGTAGGCGCTGAACCGGTGGGCCTGCGCAGGCCGGGCGCCCCACCGGCTTCCCAACCATCAAAGGACTCCAAGCGTGGCCGAGGCGGAACAAAAAAAAGTCACCAACATCGCACCCTCCACCGACATGGAGCAGGCGCTCTACGCCGTCAAACAAAAGATCTATCCGCGTGCGGTTTCCGGCTGGTTCGCCAGCTGGCGTGTGGCTTTGGTGCTGTTCACGCAGCTGCTTTACTATGGCCTGCCCTGGCTGTCCTGGGACGGGCGTCAGGCGATCCTGCTCGACCTGGCACAACGCAAGTTCTACATTCTGGGACTGGTGTTCTGGCCTCAGGATTTCATCTACCTCACCGGCCTGCTGGTCATTGCCGCATTCTCGCTGTTCCTGTTCACCGCCATTGCCGGACGACTGTGGTGCGGTTTTGCCTGCCCGCAAACAGTCTACACCGAGCTGTTTCTGTGGATAGAACGCAACATCGAAGGCGATCGCCTCAAGCAGATGAAGCTGGACAGGCAAGCCTGGAATATTGAAAAAATTGCCAGGAAAACTGCCAAACACACCGCCTGGCTGGCGCTGGCGTTGTGGACAGGTTTCACCTTTGTGGGTTATTTCACGCCCATCAAGGAACTGGCGATATCCTTTGCGCACTGGACGCTGGGGCCATGGGAGACGTTCTGGATTTTTTTCTATGGCTGCGCCACCTACGGCAACGCCGGCTTCATGCGCGAGCAGGTATGCAAGTACATGTGCCCCTACGCGCGCTTCCAGAGCGTGATGTTCGACTCGGACACCCTGACCGTCACTTACGACTCCTCGCGCGGCGAACCACGCGGCCCGCGTTCCAAATCCACTGACCGCCATGCCGCCGGGCTGGGCGACTGCGTGGACTGCAGCATCTGTGTGCAGGTATGCCCCACTGACATCGACATCCGCAATGGCCTGCAATACGAATGCATCGGCTGCGCCGCCTGCATCGACGGCTGCGCTCAGGTGATGGCCAAAATGGGCTATCCGCGCGGCCTGATCCGCTACACCACGGAAAACGTGATCAAGGGAAAATACCCGGACAGCAGCATTCTTTCCCATGTGTTGCGCCCGCGCACCCTGATCTATAGCGTGCTGCTGCTGGCCATTGTTGCCACTCTGGGTATGGCGCTGATCAGCCGGGTGCCGCTGCGCGCGGATGCGATCCGCGACCGCATTGCCGCCCGCGAAACCGCCGAGGGCTATATTGAAAACGTCTACCGCCTGCAGATTATCAACATGGAAAACAGACCCCACCGCTACGTCATTTCAGTAGCGGGGCTGCCAGGCATCAAGCTGGCGGACAGCAGCCCCCTGGTGCAAGTCGCTCCGTTGGGAACCCATGACGCCGTGGTGCATGTCCAGATCGATCCAGGTGAACTCAGCACACGCTCGAGCCCGGTGCAATTCAAAATCCGGTCGCTGGACAACCCCGACCTGACGACAACCGTCCGGTCCACCTTTCTTAATCGCTAGGAGTTACGCCATGCAGGCCACCGACCATCAACCCTGGTACCGCGAACCCTGGCCGTGGCTGCTGATGATACTGCCGCTCACAGCGGTGGTGGCGGGTTTGATCACCGCCTGGTACGCGGTGGTGAGTAGCGACGGCCTGGTGGCGGATGACTATTACAGGGACGGCATGGCCATTAATCAGACCCTGCACCGTGATGCAGCAGCGGCCGCGATGGACCTGGACGCCACTTTGCGCACCAGCGCGGACGCGCGCACCTTGCATGTGACACTGACCGGCAGGCTCGCCCCCCTGCCCAGCACGTTGCGACTCTCCATCCTGCACCCCACCCAACCCGGACACGACCACGTCATCACCTTGCATGCGGCGGGTAACGGCATGTATAGCGGCGCCATGCCGGGCCTGGGCAATGGACGCTGGCAGCTGATCCTGGAACCGCCCCGGCGTGAATGGCGCCTGACGGGCGTGTGGTGGCAACCCCACACCCGGACCCTTATTCTGGGCGCGAAACACCCGGCCAAAATCCGAACGAACAACCTCAACTAGACGGGAGAATCACATGGCTACATTGCTGAACCTGCTGCTCACCACGCGTACCGGACTAATGAGCCTGTTCACCGTGGTTTTTGCGATTGGCATGCTAGGCTGGTTCACCTGGTGGTTCATAAACAAATCCAGGGGAAAATAAATACCTGTCGCCGGCACACTCTCACAGCAAAAATCACACAAACGAAGGAGGAAAGCATGCAACGCATAATCCAGGTGTTGTGGCCGTCGTTCATCGCGGCGGGGGTAATGGATATTGTCCTGTTCACGCTGCTTGACCCAATGGCACTGATCTATCGGGACACCCTTCTGTTCACAACCCGGCTTGGCGCTTACTCGCTGGGTTTTTTCCTGTTCTGGCTGTTCGGTGCAGTGAGCAGCGCGCTAACCTGCTACTTTCAGTGCAGTACAGCCCAGCTCAACAAGATTTGCAAGTCGTCCGAACCAAAAAAATAAGTGTTCGGAATAAGGGTCGGATTCCCGGACAGGCTTGGGAACAGGCAAAATAATACTCAATAGGTATTCTGCACCCCGGTGACTTGTGGAAAGGTGCGCCGCACGATTTTCTCCACCACGTTTTTCAGATCCAGCATGGAATTTGGACACCCCACACAGGCACCCTTGAGCCGCACCCGGACAACGGTGCCGCTGATTTCCACCAGCTCCAGATCACCGCCGTCGCGCAGCAGGATGGCGCGGGCTTCTTCCAGGACCTGTATCAGCGCGGCTTCGGTGAGCGGCGGGGCTGCGCCGCTGGCCTGGCAGGGGCGCAACTTTTCCAGACGCGCCTGGCGCTGGGCGATGCGCGCCGCCAGCAGCGGGTCACGCGCGTCGAGTTCGTCGAGCTCATCTTCGCTGTACCAGCGCGTATCATCGAGTGCCATTTCGCGGTCGCGCGCGGCGAGTTCCTCGGCGCTGAAGCGTTTGATGGGGATGGGTTTAGCAACGTCAGTCATGTTTATCCTACCCATTTCCGCGCATTGCGGAACATACGCAGCCACGGACCGTCTTCGCGCCAGCCGTCCGGACGCCAGGAATGCTGCACGGCCCGGAACACCCGTTCCGGGTGCGGCATCATCAGGGTAAAGCGGCCATCGGCAGTAGTCACGCCCGTCAGACCGCCAGGCGAGCCATTGGGGTTTGCCGGATAGGTTTCGGTCACCTTGCCGCGGTTGTCCACAAAGCGTAGCGCGACCAGCACACGGCTGGCGTCGCCACCCTGGCTGAAGTCGGCATAACCTTCGCCGTGTGAGACTACCACCGGCATGCGGCTGCCGGCCATGCCGTCGAACAGGATGGAGGGGCTGTCAGGCACTTCGACCATGACGAAGCGCGCCTCGAACTGCTCTGAC contains:
- the ccoP gene encoding cytochrome-c oxidase, cbb3-type subunit III, giving the protein MSDFVSSFWSLYIAGITVISIVWVTWFLKTQTTRRLAANEKAELIEKAWDGDLQELNNPLPRWWLWLFYLTIVFGVVYLALYPGLGSYKGVLDWSATGQWQQEQSKANAQYGPVFDKYLKQDLKVVAADPQAREMGQRLFLTYCSQCHGSDAAGARGFPNLTDHDWLYGGDPETIQASIANGRAGVMPALGAALGEQGTKQVASYVLSLSGSKHDATLAAAGRDKFATYCAACHQADGKGTQAMGAPNLTDKVWLYGGSEATIIETITKGRNGHMPAQLDKLGNAKVHLLAAYVYGLSQGK
- the ccoS gene encoding cbb3-type cytochrome oxidase assembly protein CcoS, translating into MDILFLLIPLSVILVVLIAAVFLWAVKAGQFEDMEGPAHRILMDDDKSPGKKYSDE
- a CDS encoding cbb3-type cytochrome oxidase subunit 3; this encodes MAGTIGAIVTVVCFVIFVAIGLWAWSGRRKKDFDAAANLPFEEEDTPSRIPPKHD
- the ccoG gene encoding cytochrome c oxidase accessory protein CcoG; the protein is MEQALYAVKQKIYPRAVSGWFASWRVALVLFTQLLYYGLPWLSWDGRQAILLDLAQRKFYILGLVFWPQDFIYLTGLLVIAAFSLFLFTAIAGRLWCGFACPQTVYTELFLWIERNIEGDRLKQMKLDRQAWNIEKIARKTAKHTAWLALALWTGFTFVGYFTPIKELAISFAHWTLGPWETFWIFFYGCATYGNAGFMREQVCKYMCPYARFQSVMFDSDTLTVTYDSSRGEPRGPRSKSTDRHAAGLGDCVDCSICVQVCPTDIDIRNGLQYECIGCAACIDGCAQVMAKMGYPRGLIRYTTENVIKGKYPDSSILSHVLRPRTLIYSVLLLAIVATLGMALISRVPLRADAIRDRIAARETAEGYIENVYRLQIINMENRPHRYVISVAGLPGIKLADSSPLVQVAPLGTHDAVVHVQIDPGELSTRSSPVQFKIRSLDNPDLTTTVRSTFLNR
- the ccoN gene encoding cytochrome-c oxidase, cbb3-type subunit I — translated: METTTYNYKVVRQFAIMTIVWGMVGMLVGVVIASQLIWPELNFGVPWLSYGRLRPLHTNAVIFAFGGSALFATSYYIVQRTCQVRLFAEKLAAFTFWGWQAVIVAAAITLPLGYTTSHEYAELEWPIDILITLVWVAYAVVFFGTIVKRRTRYIYVSNWFFGAYILTIAILHIVNSAEIPVSLTKSYYVYAGVQDAMVQWWYGHNAVGFFLTTAFLGMMYYFIPKQAGRPIFSYRLSVVHFWSLNFIYMWAGPHHLQYTVLPDWAQSLGMVFSLMLLAPSWGGMMNGIMTLSGAWHKLRTDPILKFLVTALSFYGMSTFEGPMMSIKTVNALSHYTEWTIGHVHSGALGWVAMITIGSMYYLIPRLFGREEMYSVRLITLHFWVATLGVVLYIAAMWIAGVAQGLMWRASNPDGTLTYSFAQVLNAMYPFYTIRLLGGLMFFGGMLIMAYNAWRTVSAGKAVEAQIPQAVHA
- a CDS encoding DUF3149 domain-containing protein, which produces MATLLNLLLTTRTGLMSLFTVVFAIGMLGWFTWWFINKSRGK
- a CDS encoding FixH family protein, with the translated sequence MQATDHQPWYREPWPWLLMILPLTAVVAGLITAWYAVVSSDGLVADDYYRDGMAINQTLHRDAAAAAMDLDATLRTSADARTLHVTLTGRLAPLPSTLRLSILHPTQPGHDHVITLHAAGNGMYSGAMPGLGNGRWQLILEPPRREWRLTGVWWQPHTRTLILGAKHPAKIRTNNLN
- the ccoO gene encoding cytochrome-c oxidase, cbb3-type subunit II; this translates as MESFHQKIEKNTGLLIVLTILVVSVGGLVQIVPLFFQKSTTRPVAGMMPYTPLQLSGRDIYIREGCVGCHSQMIRPFRAETERYGHYSVAGESVYDHPFLYGSKRTGPDLARVGGRYSDDWHRTHLNHPQDVVPESNMPSYPWLAKNPADASDIETKMKVLRIEGVPYTDAEIVSAKNELQGKTELDALIAYLQILGTSLKETR
- a CDS encoding NifU family protein; translation: MTDVAKPIPIKRFSAEELAARDREMALDDTRWYSEDELDELDARDPLLAARIAQRQARLEKLRPCQASGAAPPLTEAALIQVLEEARAILLRDGGDLELVEISGTVVRVRLKGACVGCPNSMLDLKNVVEKIVRRTFPQVTGVQNTY